The following are encoded together in the Pseudomonas sediminis genome:
- a CDS encoding pirin family protein translates to MSELQLIRPRAEDISGQPILRPLPSARFRSIGPFVFFDHMLEHAYPAGSGMNIAQHPHIGLSTLTYLFEGQLQHKDSLGSDQVVGPGDVSWMTAGRAVAHVERTPPAQLGQDKRAHGLQVWLALPEADEQCEPSYSHHPAESLPRSDAMGVQITLIAGNGFCLESPVPVRSPTLYAELRLTAGANLLIPAEHSERALYLIDGEAELDGEALPRHTMAVIPAGETPVLSACGECHLALIGGEPIGPRRINWNFVATTPELIDQARQRWAAGDWPQVPGETTRIELPR, encoded by the coding sequence ATGAGCGAACTGCAACTGATTCGCCCGCGCGCAGAAGACATCTCCGGGCAACCGATCCTGCGCCCCCTACCCTCGGCCCGCTTTCGCAGCATCGGTCCCTTCGTGTTCTTCGATCATATGCTCGAGCACGCCTACCCCGCTGGCAGCGGCATGAATATCGCCCAGCACCCGCATATCGGTCTGTCCACCCTCACTTACCTGTTCGAAGGTCAGTTGCAGCACAAGGACAGCCTGGGCTCGGATCAGGTGGTGGGCCCTGGCGATGTCAGCTGGATGACCGCAGGGCGCGCCGTCGCCCATGTCGAGCGTACGCCGCCTGCACAACTAGGTCAGGACAAACGAGCGCATGGCCTGCAGGTCTGGCTGGCGCTGCCAGAGGCCGACGAGCAGTGCGAGCCGAGCTATAGCCATCACCCGGCCGAGTCGCTGCCGCGCAGCGATGCCATGGGCGTACAGATCACCTTGATCGCCGGCAACGGCTTCTGCCTCGAATCGCCAGTGCCGGTTCGTTCACCGACCCTGTATGCCGAGCTGCGCCTGACCGCCGGTGCCAATCTGCTGATACCCGCCGAGCACAGCGAACGCGCGCTGTACCTGATCGACGGCGAAGCGGAACTCGATGGCGAAGCGCTGCCCAGACACACCATGGCCGTGATCCCGGCTGGTGAAACACCCGTCCTCAGTGCCTGCGGCGAATGCCACCTGGCACTGATCGGCGGCGAGCCCATTGGCCCACGACGGATTAACTGGAACTTCGTCGCCACCACCCCGGAGCTGATCGACCAGGCGCGCCAACGCTGGGCCGCTGGCGACTGGCCGCAGGTGCCAGGCGAAACCACGCGCATCGAGCTGCCGCGCTAA
- a CDS encoding lipopolysaccharide kinase InaA family protein → MGILSEQALAALPSTEFDRWWHSPGEWVEPANQRRGGESGVCLLQHWDTNRPRLYCKRQSGHLYRSLRHPLGRPTILRELQAYRALARLGIRTPNIVYCSARKQSGQWQALLVTEALPGFISLEQWYEEAHAPKLNQAMLQRLAVTLARLHLGGWQHGCCYAKHLFVKVRSDGEVDIALLDLEKSRRHWRIASASRRDLGQLQRHGGSMPEADMLYLRQAYQRALNDPWGGLQP, encoded by the coding sequence ATGGGCATTCTCAGCGAACAGGCACTAGCCGCCCTACCCTCGACCGAATTCGACCGCTGGTGGCACAGCCCCGGCGAATGGGTCGAACCCGCCAATCAACGCCGCGGCGGCGAAAGTGGCGTGTGCCTGCTACAACACTGGGACACAAACCGACCGCGACTGTATTGCAAGCGCCAGAGCGGGCATCTCTACCGCTCACTACGTCATCCGTTGGGACGACCGACCATCCTGCGCGAGCTGCAGGCCTACCGAGCCCTCGCCCGCCTCGGCATCCGTACACCGAATATCGTCTACTGCTCGGCGCGCAAACAAAGTGGACAGTGGCAGGCGCTGCTGGTCACAGAAGCCTTGCCAGGTTTCATCAGCCTGGAACAGTGGTACGAAGAGGCCCATGCCCCCAAGCTCAACCAGGCCATGCTGCAACGCCTGGCGGTCACCCTGGCGCGCCTGCACCTGGGTGGATGGCAGCATGGCTGCTGCTACGCCAAGCATCTGTTCGTCAAAGTGCGCAGCGATGGGGAGGTGGACATTGCCCTGCTGGATCTGGAGAAAAGCCGCCGGCATTGGCGTATTGCCAGCGCTTCGCGGCGTGATCTCGGCCAATTGCAACGCCACGGCGGCAGCATGCCCGAAGCTGACATGCTCTACCTGCGCCAGGCTTACCAGCGAGCCTTGAACGATCCATGGGGTGGGCTGCAGCCATGA
- a CDS encoding amidohydrolase family protein: MPWILALSAVIACSAQAREYRYSDAHLHYVDFFQESAGMDELLEKMAENNVDHVMFSGIPVAKKWDEDEPKRPRYYAGDDANAYWYSATDVFIAAAYKRLPAEQRKRFHPFLSGFNPNDKNADAHIRRMLELDPGLWQGIGEVFTRHDDLTALIHGSAPRANNEALARVFHLAAEYDLPVMLHSNITSKREREPLFLEEIEAPLRNHPHVRFIWAHAGTSAEIHRHQEKLDFLLDTVERMLGQYPNLYIDLSWTMLRPYLLDENGKPDAKWVHLVSSYPERFMLGSDVVGRFGNLGEYMKGFDPFLDALPEDVAHKVARDNFLSILPRKVQAELDR; encoded by the coding sequence ATGCCATGGATACTTGCGCTCAGCGCCGTGATTGCCTGCAGCGCCCAGGCCCGCGAATATCGCTACAGCGATGCCCATCTGCACTATGTCGACTTCTTCCAGGAAAGCGCCGGCATGGATGAGTTGCTGGAAAAAATGGCGGAGAACAACGTCGATCATGTGATGTTCTCCGGCATTCCGGTGGCCAAGAAGTGGGACGAGGACGAGCCCAAGCGTCCACGCTACTACGCCGGTGATGACGCCAATGCCTATTGGTACAGTGCCACCGACGTATTCATTGCCGCCGCTTACAAGCGCTTGCCGGCCGAGCAACGCAAACGCTTCCATCCGTTTCTTTCCGGCTTCAACCCCAACGACAAGAATGCCGATGCGCATATCCGCCGTATGCTTGAGCTGGACCCAGGTTTGTGGCAGGGCATCGGCGAGGTATTCACCCGTCACGACGACCTCACCGCGCTGATCCATGGCAGTGCGCCGCGCGCCAACAACGAGGCGCTGGCGCGGGTGTTCCACCTGGCTGCCGAATATGACTTGCCGGTGATGCTGCATTCGAACATCACCTCCAAGCGTGAACGTGAGCCGCTGTTCCTGGAAGAGATCGAGGCGCCGCTGCGCAACCATCCGCATGTGCGTTTCATCTGGGCGCATGCCGGCACCAGTGCCGAGATTCATCGTCATCAGGAGAAACTCGACTTCCTCCTGGACACGGTCGAGCGCATGCTCGGCCAATACCCCAACCTGTATATCGATCTGTCCTGGACTATGCTGCGTCCCTACCTGTTGGACGAAAACGGTAAACCGGACGCGAAGTGGGTGCACCTGGTCAGCAGTTACCCGGAGCGCTTCATGCTGGGTTCGGACGTAGTCGGCCGCTTCGGCAACCTGGGCGAGTACATGAAGGGCTTCGATCCCTTCCTCGATGCCTTGCCCGAGGACGTGGCGCACAAGGTGGCGCGCGACAACTTCCTTTCCATTCTTCCGCGCAAGGTGCAGGCCGAGCTGGATCGCTAG
- a CDS encoding response regulator transcription factor translates to MRILVIEDNRDILANVLDYLQLKGFSVDCAQDGLSGLHLASSGHYDLIVLDIMLPGIDGYQVCKRLREDGRSEVPILMLTARDALDDRLQGLNAGADDYLIKPFALSELVARIEAILRRSRGSRKRQLQVADLSYDLDTLHVSRAGQPLKLNPLGLKLLAILMQRSPAVVRREALEESLWGDDCPDSDSLRSHIHQLRQVLDKPFPTPLLHTIHGVGYRLAESADAV, encoded by the coding sequence ATGCGCATTCTGGTCATCGAAGACAACCGAGACATCCTCGCCAACGTGCTCGACTACCTGCAGCTCAAGGGCTTTTCCGTCGACTGCGCGCAGGACGGCCTCAGCGGTCTGCACCTGGCCAGCAGCGGTCATTACGATCTGATCGTGCTGGACATCATGCTGCCCGGCATCGACGGTTATCAGGTATGCAAGCGCCTGCGCGAGGACGGGCGCAGCGAGGTGCCGATCCTCATGCTGACCGCGCGCGATGCCCTGGATGATCGCCTGCAGGGGCTCAATGCCGGTGCCGATGACTACCTGATAAAGCCCTTCGCGCTGTCTGAGCTGGTGGCGCGCATCGAGGCGATCCTGCGCCGCAGCCGTGGCAGCCGCAAACGCCAGCTGCAAGTCGCCGACCTCAGCTACGACCTCGACACCCTGCATGTCAGCCGCGCCGGCCAGCCGCTCAAGCTCAACCCGCTGGGCCTCAAACTGCTGGCCATCCTCATGCAGCGCAGCCCAGCGGTAGTGCGCCGCGAGGCGCTGGAAGAATCGCTGTGGGGCGACGACTGCCCGGACAGCGACAGCCTGCGCAGCCACATCCACCAACTGCGCCAAGTGCTCGACAAGCCCTTCCCCACGCCCTTACTCCACACCATCCATGGCGTCGGCTATCGCCTGGCGGAGAGCGCAGATGCCGTCTAA
- a CDS encoding DUF3859 domain-containing protein codes for MHYTRMAMMAGLVAWAGLSQADVRVEGPVEYGIFSSQYQDFQPGERVLTRSNQDIERTEQIPAKLGTKFGMRYSLAGKREGDTPLTLLYLTPGVVTADGQRHDKFEVQQKLVVGAPQDVMAFEFTEHHEVVPGEWHFIVYQGDRKLAEQRFMVR; via the coding sequence ATGCATTACACCCGAATGGCCATGATGGCCGGACTAGTCGCCTGGGCCGGGCTGAGCCAGGCTGATGTCCGCGTCGAAGGACCGGTGGAATACGGCATCTTCAGCAGCCAGTATCAGGACTTTCAGCCCGGCGAGCGGGTGCTGACCCGCAGCAATCAGGATATCGAGCGCACCGAGCAAATCCCCGCCAAGCTCGGCACCAAGTTCGGCATGCGCTACAGCCTGGCCGGCAAGCGCGAGGGCGATACCCCGCTGACATTGCTGTACCTCACGCCTGGTGTGGTCACCGCGGATGGTCAGCGTCATGACAAGTTCGAAGTGCAGCAGAAACTGGTGGTTGGTGCACCGCAGGACGTGATGGCCTTCGAGTTCACCGAACACCACGAAGTGGTACCCGGCGAATGGCATTTCATCGTCTATCAGGGCGATCGCAAGCTGGCTGAACAGCGCTTCATGGTGCGTTGA
- a CDS encoding phosphatase PAP2 family protein produces the protein MPSRYFDFRLALGIPLLLMALLLLVDPSPVDFALAHLFYEPGQGFIGRSSFWLEDILHDRAKQAVIVLGVLAIAGFALSLLPTRLRAWRRQLGYLVLALGLSTSVVTPLKTLTGMHCPWSLSEFGGQEQFTPLLAERAPTANPGRCWPGGHASAGFSLLALFFALRDRRPRAARIALVVALGLGSLFSLGRMLQGAHFLSHNLWTLLIDWVICVLTYRWLLYRAPLAQRPFQETVWGETCR, from the coding sequence ATGCCGTCTCGTTATTTCGATTTTCGTCTGGCGCTGGGTATTCCACTGCTGCTGATGGCGTTGCTACTGCTGGTCGACCCCAGCCCTGTGGATTTCGCCCTCGCTCATCTGTTCTACGAGCCCGGCCAGGGGTTCATCGGCCGTAGCAGCTTTTGGCTCGAAGACATCCTGCATGACCGCGCCAAGCAGGCGGTGATCGTGCTGGGTGTGCTGGCCATCGCCGGCTTTGCGCTCAGCCTGCTGCCGACGCGCTTGCGTGCCTGGCGCCGTCAGCTCGGTTATCTGGTGCTGGCATTGGGGCTGTCGACCTCGGTGGTTACGCCGCTGAAGACGCTGACCGGCATGCATTGCCCCTGGAGCCTGAGCGAGTTCGGTGGCCAGGAGCAGTTCACACCGCTGCTCGCTGAACGCGCGCCAACAGCCAACCCCGGGCGTTGCTGGCCAGGCGGACATGCCTCGGCCGGGTTCTCACTGCTAGCGCTGTTTTTCGCGCTGCGCGATCGCCGCCCACGCGCTGCGCGCATCGCGCTGGTCGTCGCGTTGGGGCTGGGCTCGCTGTTTTCTCTGGGGCGCATGTTGCAGGGCGCGCACTTTCTTTCGCACAACCTGTGGACGCTGCTGATCGACTGGGTGATCTGCGTGCTGACCTATCGCTGGCTACTTTACCGCGCTCCGCTGGCGCAACGTCCGTTTCAAGAAACCGTCTGGGGAGAAACCTGCCGATGA
- a CDS encoding class I SAM-dependent methyltransferase → MPKPSPIELDFSRKYDFDHAQQYLHKHQDGLSRRLSHWRDVQVARRALQMADEPNLVLDLPCGAGRFWPMLCEQPNRVIFAADNSADMIATARAAQAPEVVARVNSFRTSAFDIDLGANAVDCIFCIRLLHHIESAEHRLAILREFHRVSRDTVIVSLWVDGNYKAWKRRRLEASRMAQGRAAENQNRFVVARSTIEREFHQAGFSILGHLDFLPGYAMWRTYVLRKEA, encoded by the coding sequence ATGCCCAAGCCTAGCCCCATCGAGCTGGATTTTTCCCGCAAGTACGATTTCGATCACGCTCAGCAATACCTGCACAAGCACCAGGACGGCCTTTCCCGGCGCCTGTCGCACTGGCGCGACGTGCAGGTAGCGCGCCGTGCATTGCAGATGGCCGATGAGCCGAACCTGGTACTCGACCTGCCCTGCGGTGCCGGACGCTTCTGGCCGATGCTCTGCGAGCAGCCGAACCGAGTGATCTTCGCCGCCGACAACTCTGCCGACATGATCGCCACCGCGCGCGCGGCGCAGGCACCTGAGGTGGTGGCGCGGGTCAACAGCTTTCGCACCTCCGCCTTCGATATCGACCTGGGCGCCAACGCGGTGGACTGCATCTTCTGCATCCGCCTGCTGCATCACATCGAATCGGCCGAACACCGCCTGGCCATTCTCCGCGAGTTTCATCGCGTCAGCCGCGATACGGTGATCGTCTCGCTGTGGGTCGACGGCAACTACAAAGCCTGGAAACGCCGCCGTCTGGAGGCCAGCAGAATGGCTCAAGGTCGCGCGGCGGAAAACCAGAATCGCTTCGTCGTCGCTCGGAGCACGATAGAACGTGAATTCCACCAGGCCGGCTTCAGCATTCTCGGCCACCTTGACTTCCTGCCCGGCTATGCTATGTGGCGCACCTACGTCCTGCGCAAGGAGGCCTGA
- a CDS encoding PDC sensor domain-containing protein, translating into MESHITQVYRSSATDDFCFTVSVPIVDSQGRLLRVLGADVRLSALV; encoded by the coding sequence ATGGAGAGTCATATCACCCAGGTCTATCGCTCCTCGGCGACCGATGATTTCTGCTTCACCGTGTCGGTGCCTATCGTCGACAGCCAGGGGCGCCTGCTGCGAGTGCTGGGCGCCGATGTGCGCTTGTCGGCACTGGTGTGA
- a CDS encoding OsmC family protein → MEIGSHQLLGDVSTELGGENAGPDPHDLFDASLGTCKAMTLLLYARQRGLPLEGIDVSVERDDSEERQGNYHLIVELSLKGPLDDAQRQQLLRVADKCPIHKLMTTTDIQVETRLAGVTA, encoded by the coding sequence ATCGAAATCGGCTCGCACCAGCTCCTCGGCGATGTTTCGACCGAGCTCGGTGGTGAGAACGCCGGCCCCGATCCGCACGACCTGTTCGACGCCTCGCTCGGCACCTGCAAAGCCATGACCCTGCTGCTCTATGCACGCCAGCGCGGCCTGCCGCTGGAAGGCATCGACGTCAGCGTCGAACGTGACGACAGCGAAGAACGCCAAGGCAACTACCACCTGATCGTCGAGCTGTCGCTCAAGGGCCCACTGGACGATGCCCAGCGCCAGCAACTGCTGCGCGTCGCCGACAAGTGCCCGATCCACAAGCTGATGACCACTACAGACATCCAGGTCGAAACCCGCCTGGCGGGAGTCACGGCATGA
- a CDS encoding dual specificity protein phosphatase family protein yields MNKLVQGLRLTLAALVFAGALLALPLSMAWGATTSPAPVQGVRPANWAQPLDTRINLYRMAPDLYRSALPTAKDWPQLQALGVTTVINFYQHGDDQWLVDPRVQQVHLPLRTDRIDDTDVIEVLRSIRQAQGRGTVLIHCKHGQNRTGLIAALYRVIYQNWSKEQALAEMAGGGFGGEERMGDAERYLRDADIPALRSALASGACSTSPWAMCALKDRLLGVIEGA; encoded by the coding sequence ATGAACAAACTCGTACAGGGCCTGCGCCTGACGCTGGCCGCACTGGTATTCGCGGGTGCATTGCTGGCGCTGCCACTGAGCATGGCCTGGGGTGCGACGACTTCGCCGGCACCCGTGCAGGGCGTACGCCCGGCCAACTGGGCACAACCCTTGGATACCCGTATCAACCTCTATCGCATGGCCCCCGATCTGTACCGCAGTGCGCTGCCGACGGCGAAAGACTGGCCGCAACTGCAGGCACTCGGTGTTACTACGGTGATCAACTTCTATCAGCATGGCGACGATCAATGGCTGGTCGACCCGCGCGTCCAGCAGGTTCATCTGCCGCTGCGCACGGACCGTATCGATGACACCGACGTCATCGAGGTGCTGCGCAGCATCCGCCAGGCACAGGGGCGCGGCACGGTGCTGATTCACTGTAAGCATGGGCAAAATCGCACCGGGTTGATCGCCGCGCTGTATCGCGTCATCTATCAGAACTGGAGCAAGGAACAGGCCCTGGCAGAAATGGCCGGCGGCGGCTTCGGTGGCGAGGAGCGTATGGGCGACGCCGAACGTTATCTGCGTGACGCCGATATTCCAGCGTTGCGTTCGGCCCTGGCCTCTGGCGCCTGCAGCACCAGCCCCTGGGCGATGTGTGCGCTCAAGGATCGCCTGCTGGGTGTGATCGAAGGAGCATGA
- a CDS encoding LTA synthase family protein, whose protein sequence is MPRLQYAQLRYLSIILLAWLAVFFLTRSALLLSHLSDAGVTLPALLGLYGVGLVYDLSFLVYAAVPLALYLLLCPAWLWQRRWHQRLLVALVAISLFAMFFTAVAEWLFWDEFGVRFNFIAVDYLVYSKEVVDNILESYPIYPLLALLAALAIGLTLALRRPLRAALQAPRLPRLQAAYALLMLALLAGLCSGLVGQDAPRGLGGNTYQRELASNGPYQFFAAFRNNELDYQQFYATLPDAAVAEQLRAEVAEPNARFIGSDPQDIRRVIDNPGQPRKLNVVLVTIESLSAKYLGSFGDKRGLTPNLDELRKHSLTFTNFYATGTRTDRGLEALTLSVPPTPGRSIVKRIGRESGYASLGQQLGAQGYDSVFVYGGRGYFDNMNAFFGGNGYRIVDQSSVDEAEMSFQNAWGMADEDLYHQALKVADSDHAAGKPFFLQLMTTSNHRPYTYPDGRIDIASGDGREGAVKYTDYAIGQFLAEARSKPWFDNTLFVFVADHTAGSAGQEDLPVANYHIPLFVYSPKHIEPAEYADVASQIDVAPTLLGLLNLDYVSTFFGRNLLRADHAPGRALLGNYQHLGLFDGQNLAILSPRQGMRLHDDALGLSHEWRVDGSDPLLRRDIAYYQGASHAFGKRLIAWQPDDQASQQLSQR, encoded by the coding sequence ATGCCTCGGCTTCAATACGCGCAACTTCGTTATCTGTCGATCATTCTGCTGGCCTGGCTGGCGGTTTTCTTCCTCACCCGTAGCGCGCTGCTGCTCAGCCACCTGAGCGATGCCGGCGTGACCTTGCCGGCGCTGCTCGGGTTGTATGGGGTGGGGCTGGTCTACGACCTGAGCTTTTTGGTCTACGCCGCCGTACCGCTAGCGCTTTACCTGCTGCTGTGCCCGGCCTGGTTATGGCAGCGTCGTTGGCATCAGCGCCTGCTGGTCGCCCTGGTGGCCATCAGCCTGTTCGCGATGTTCTTTACTGCGGTGGCCGAATGGCTGTTCTGGGACGAGTTCGGCGTGCGCTTCAACTTCATCGCCGTGGACTACCTCGTCTATTCCAAGGAGGTGGTGGACAACATCCTAGAGTCCTACCCGATCTATCCCTTGCTGGCGCTGCTCGCGGCACTGGCCATCGGCCTGACCCTGGCGCTACGGCGGCCACTGCGCGCAGCCTTGCAGGCGCCGCGTCTGCCCCGGCTGCAGGCGGCCTACGCACTACTGATGCTGGCGCTGCTGGCGGGCTTGTGCAGCGGCCTGGTGGGGCAGGACGCACCGCGTGGGCTGGGCGGCAACACCTACCAGCGCGAGCTCGCAAGCAACGGCCCGTACCAGTTCTTCGCCGCGTTTCGTAACAACGAGCTGGATTACCAGCAGTTCTACGCCACCCTGCCTGATGCCGCGGTGGCCGAGCAACTGCGCGCAGAGGTGGCCGAGCCCAACGCCCGCTTCATTGGTAGCGATCCGCAGGACATTCGCCGGGTGATCGACAACCCCGGGCAGCCGCGCAAGCTCAATGTGGTGCTGGTCACCATCGAAAGCCTCAGCGCCAAGTACCTGGGCAGTTTTGGTGACAAGCGTGGTCTGACCCCGAATCTCGACGAGCTGCGCAAGCACAGCCTGACCTTCACTAATTTCTACGCCACGGGGACGCGTACTGACCGTGGGCTGGAGGCGCTCACCCTGTCGGTGCCGCCGACACCGGGGCGCTCCATCGTCAAACGCATCGGCCGCGAATCCGGCTATGCCAGCCTCGGCCAGCAGCTTGGCGCGCAGGGTTACGACAGCGTCTTCGTCTATGGCGGTCGCGGCTACTTCGACAACATGAACGCCTTCTTCGGCGGTAACGGCTACCGCATCGTCGATCAGAGCAGCGTCGACGAGGCCGAGATGAGCTTCCAGAACGCCTGGGGCATGGCCGACGAGGACCTTTACCATCAGGCGCTGAAGGTGGCCGATAGCGACCATGCGGCCGGCAAACCGTTTTTCCTGCAACTGATGACCACCTCCAACCACCGGCCCTACACCTATCCGGACGGGCGCATCGACATTGCCTCCGGTGACGGGCGTGAAGGGGCGGTGAAATACACCGACTACGCCATCGGTCAGTTCCTCGCCGAAGCGCGTAGCAAGCCCTGGTTCGACAACACGCTGTTCGTCTTCGTCGCTGACCACACGGCAGGCAGTGCCGGGCAGGAGGACCTGCCCGTAGCCAACTACCATATCCCGCTGTTCGTCTACTCGCCAAAACACATCGAGCCTGCCGAGTACGCCGACGTGGCCAGCCAGATCGACGTGGCGCCGACACTGCTCGGGCTGCTCAACCTGGACTACGTCTCCACCTTCTTCGGCCGCAACCTGCTGCGCGCCGACCATGCACCCGGTCGAGCGCTGCTCGGCAATTACCAGCATCTGGGCCTGTTCGACGGGCAGAACCTGGCGATTCTCAGCCCACGGCAGGGCATGCGCCTCCACGACGATGCCTTGGGCCTGAGCCATGAATGGCGGGTGGATGGCAGCGATCCGTTACTGCGTCGCGACATCGCGTACTACCAAGGCGCCAGTCATGCCTTCGGCAAGCGACTGATCGCCTGGCAGCCCGATGATCAAGCGAGCCAGCAGCTCAGCCAGCGCTAA
- a CDS encoding sensor histidine kinase encodes MPSKQPFERRILIAFVLMTAMVSGLFSLSIVGVVHFIEEHLVSQEMSRELGETLNEDIRQGRPPRLDSSTQFFSSYHDQYLIPEQYTGLQEGFNEVVSGDEAFYVYVQRINGETYMLVQEQQEFEARENALFNVVLAGFLLTVVAAWGLGLMMARKVMAPISRLAQQVRHRDQLHPLAPPLAPDYPDDEIGQLAAAFDSTLGQVRQSLERERLFTSDVSHELRTPLMVIATSCELLAEAPLGPREKDQVARIARASEEMRELVQTFLQLARDKSNEAAFGGDRTLASIAHEQASRWGALMKEKGLDFQLIVEGQDDGRYNATFLGTVMANLLRNALHYTESGGVRLTLEQGAFRIEDSGAGIPAEQHERIFQTFVRGSQARGEGLGLGLSLVKRICAKQGWQVSLQSEPGHTRFRVTLNNGA; translated from the coding sequence ATGCCGTCTAAACAGCCTTTCGAACGGCGGATTCTGATCGCCTTCGTATTGATGACGGCCATGGTCAGCGGTCTATTCTCGCTAAGCATCGTCGGCGTGGTGCACTTCATCGAAGAGCACCTGGTTTCCCAGGAAATGAGCCGCGAGCTGGGCGAAACGCTCAACGAAGACATTCGTCAGGGTCGCCCCCCGCGCCTGGACAGCAGCACGCAGTTCTTCTCCTCCTACCACGATCAATACCTGATTCCCGAGCAGTACACCGGCCTGCAGGAAGGCTTCAACGAAGTGGTCAGCGGCGACGAGGCGTTCTACGTCTACGTGCAGAGAATCAACGGCGAAACCTACATGCTGGTGCAGGAACAGCAGGAGTTCGAAGCCCGCGAGAATGCCCTGTTCAACGTGGTGCTGGCCGGTTTCCTGCTGACGGTGGTGGCCGCCTGGGGCCTGGGGCTGATGATGGCGCGCAAGGTCATGGCGCCAATCAGCCGTCTGGCCCAGCAGGTGCGCCATCGCGACCAGTTGCACCCGCTGGCGCCGCCCTTGGCACCGGATTACCCCGATGATGAGATCGGCCAGTTGGCCGCTGCCTTCGACAGCACCCTGGGCCAGGTGCGTCAGTCCCTGGAGCGCGAGCGGTTGTTCACCAGCGATGTCAGCCACGAACTGCGTACACCGCTGATGGTTATCGCCACCTCCTGCGAGCTGCTCGCCGAGGCGCCCCTGGGGCCGCGCGAGAAGGACCAGGTGGCGCGCATCGCTCGCGCCAGCGAGGAAATGCGCGAGCTGGTGCAGACCTTCCTGCAACTGGCGCGGGACAAGAGCAACGAGGCAGCCTTCGGCGGCGACCGTACGCTCGCCAGCATCGCCCATGAGCAAGCAAGCCGCTGGGGCGCCTTGATGAAGGAGAAGGGTCTGGACTTCCAATTGATCGTGGAAGGTCAGGACGACGGCCGTTACAACGCCACCTTTCTCGGCACGGTGATGGCCAACCTGCTGCGCAATGCCCTGCACTACACCGAGAGCGGCGGTGTGCGTCTGACCCTCGAACAGGGCGCCTTCCGTATCGAAGACAGCGGTGCCGGCATTCCTGCCGAACAGCACGAGCGCATCTTCCAGACCTTCGTTCGCGGTTCCCAGGCACGTGGCGAAGGGTTAGGCCTGGGACTGTCGCTGGTCAAACGCATCTGCGCCAAACAGGGCTGGCAGGTCAGCCTGCAGAGCGAACCGGGTCATACACGCTTCCGGGTGACACTGAACAACGGCGCTTGA
- a CDS encoding diacylglycerol kinase, which translates to MNDGSDLDALSFKGRRGLTRIFDATGYSLAGLRAAYQGEAAFRQLVWLNLVLIPLACLVDVSRAERALLVLVPLLALVVELLNSAIEAVVDRISLNLHPLSKQAKDMGSAAQMVALLMIALTWAIILL; encoded by the coding sequence ATGAACGACGGCTCCGATCTTGATGCCCTGTCATTCAAGGGCCGCCGCGGCCTGACGCGCATCTTCGACGCCACCGGTTATTCGCTCGCTGGGCTGCGCGCTGCCTACCAGGGTGAAGCCGCGTTCCGTCAGCTGGTGTGGTTGAACCTGGTGCTGATACCGCTGGCCTGCCTGGTCGATGTCAGCCGCGCGGAGCGGGCGCTGCTGGTGCTGGTGCCTTTGCTGGCGCTGGTGGTGGAGCTGCTCAATTCCGCCATCGAGGCAGTGGTCGACCGTATCTCGCTGAACCTGCACCCGCTGTCCAAACAGGCCAAGGACATGGGCAGCGCAGCTCAAATGGTCGCGCTGCTGATGATCGCCCTGACCTGGGCGATCATCCTGCTTTGA